A portion of the Mytilus galloprovincialis chromosome 12, xbMytGall1.hap1.1, whole genome shotgun sequence genome contains these proteins:
- the LOC143053477 gene encoding vitelline membrane outer layer protein 1 homolog — translation MKIEPPHGDKTELNAIAIVCGSKARDRCGDMASSGQQVWGDWTGETLCPANAFLVAFSLQVHPYSVNEDSTGANYVRFRCRYFKDEFDAVDLNYPPGYGPYGSYGEWSDACPMHSAICGLQTKVEAHQGYGDDTALNDVIFFCCE, via the exons ATGAAA ATTGAACCTCCACATGGAGACAAAACAGAACTGAATGCTATTGCAATTGTCTGTGGAAGTAAAGCAAGGGATCGTTGTGGTGATATGGCAAGTTCTGGTCAGCAGGTATGGGGAGATTGGACAGGGGAAACACTTTGTCCAGCAAACGCATTTCTTGTTGCTTTTTCCCTACAAGTACATCCATACAGT GTTAATGAAGATAGCACTGGCGCTAATTACGTCAGATTCAGATGCAGATATTTCAAAGATGAATTTGATGCCGTTGACCTTAACTATCCTCCTGGGTATGGACCATATGGCTCATATGGTGAATGGAGTGACGCCTGTCCAATGCACAGTGCCATATGTGGTCTACAGACCAAAGTTGAAGCTCACCAAGGATATGGAGATGATACCGCACTTaatgatgttatttttttctgttgtgaATAA